A window of the Tunturibacter empetritectus genome harbors these coding sequences:
- a CDS encoding transcriptional regulator: MKTKAPSSEGRFAYEGLDRVIHERARLSVLTSLITNSKGLIFNDLKQLCSLTDGNLSRHLRVLETEGMVEILKGHDRNRPQTICRITPEGRKRYLEYLSTLERVVKDATNGSKEVTSPNLLRGLAPSRA, from the coding sequence ATGAAAACTAAAGCTCCGTCAAGCGAAGGGCGCTTTGCATATGAAGGCCTTGATCGAGTGATTCATGAGCGTGCACGTCTCAGCGTTCTGACGTCTCTGATTACAAATTCAAAGGGCCTGATCTTCAATGATCTCAAGCAGCTTTGCTCGCTGACGGACGGAAATTTGAGTCGTCATCTGCGAGTTCTGGAGACGGAAGGGATGGTTGAGATTCTGAAAGGCCATGACCGCAATCGTCCACAAACGATCTGCCGCATCACGCCCGAAGGGCGGAAGCGTTATCTTGAATATCTTTCGACGCTCGAACGTGTAGTGAAGGACGCGACAAATGGAAGCAAAGAGGTAACTTCCCCCAATCTATTGCGCGGTCTGGCCCCCTCTCGCGCTTAA